In the Microplitis mediator isolate UGA2020A chromosome 5, iyMicMedi2.1, whole genome shotgun sequence genome, tacttaacttCTTATCcccataaatataaaaattcttgACCAAACACATTTAGTTTCATTgccacaataaaatttaaccagaatatattttcgagcataaatataaatatatataccagaattttcgttttaaatttccagcttaaagtttataatttaaaataaataatttctttattttcgtTCGCAAAATATCGCATTATTTCACTTGAATTAACATACCGTTTAAATCTCGATTAGGCTTATAgataattgatatatatatctgaTCTCGTGTGAAATAAATGACATGTGTGTTGCTGATGAACCGAGTgacgataaatattattactattttaaagTCCATGAGAAAATAACGGCAGATGTTTTAGGGGTGATAGAGACAGTAGGATGCGTGTGTTAAATAAACCTACGAATCACATCACATTTGAATTAACAGGTTGCTTGAGTGTGCTTCCGTGCGTCATTTGGTCAGCAATCAGTGCAAGCACCACCAATTGCAAAAtaatagaatataaaaatactattaACGAAGCATGTGTACGAtagttcatatatatgtatgtatacttCGGGGGTTAACTGATGATGAGGCGGAATTCTAGTGTCGGTGGCCGAGCCGCGACCCCCAgcaaactttatttttaaaactaagggAACAGATGACGGTAACGTGCGGCATCCCCTTTCAACAATAATCGAAATCAATTTACGTACAgttattatctatttttttaaataccacATGACGTTAAATTCCCATGCTTCAATGACTAATAGCACCTGATACTTCTAGTAAAAATTAGTCATATCAATTGTAGCagacaaaaagaaaaaaacagaaaCAATTCAGTTTATAATTGAAAacgatattatatatatatgtatatatatttttttttcaaatacacttttatttaactttacaaaacaataatttctTGCTATCGAtcacttttatatttacttagctatttttattatatataatattcatatatatatatatatatatatatatatatataaataattatcgcgCGTAATTTTACCGTTCAATTTAATATGACAGTTGGTTCTCTAACAATCGACAGTTTTCCTATAGTTTTAAATACAGTTACTAAACTTTGCGCTTGCACGTGACAATAAAACAaggataagaaacttttttatttaatagaaaaaaaaaaattgtaggctcaaacttttttaaataacacgcGGCTtagatttataataatcatgtAGAGCTTACTGTTTAAGCGGGTTTTTGAccctttattaaaaattcaaacttttacACGTGAATCACATTCATGTGCGTTTTATATAATTAGTATCGATAACCGGTAGTTACTCGATTTAAagaagtaaattaaatttcgtttTGTGACAATTTCCTGGTATAACTTTTAAGGTTATTGCCCggttaaaattttacaaattaataatgagcACGAGACTTTATACTTTACCTTCTACATAAGGACGTAAAATATACGAAAACTAAAAATGTAAGGGAGAAATAACGTATTCGGGGgtggttgaaaaaaaagtatgcaAAAACAGACTTGtgggttataaaaaattcacgtaGTATACAAGTTGCTGAGTACGCCCACTAACTGTCCATCAATTCACATTGATATGTCTTCTTCTTTTTGTACttcttattatattttttctttattcattttatagttattatttcGTTTGAATTGCTAGTTCGAGTTGCATGTATGCGTGCACGTGTACTATTTTCTACAGTTAAAGCTCAAGTTCAATTTCCTTTCTCTCttagttattttatatatatattttccccTGGTAAAGAAATACTTTGTACCCGGTGATTCCGGGGTGCGTTGAATAAGCATTAGTGCGAGTATATACATATGAGTGCATGTACATCATGAACATCGATGCAATGCTTACCTTTCTTGCTCAGTAACTTCCCTTTAATGCACTCGATATAATATTAGATTGATTGATTATTCATAGAAACTGAATATATACTTATGTATATTATCCGAGACTATAACTTTTCCTTCAAGTTTTCGGaaggataaaaatataacatgaATTTTTCTGTCAAAGGGGAAAATTTATGACATGACGACATCATGTCTATGGTAATagttttaaaagtatataaatattttgattgttgtttattttttttataaatttctctaAAGGGTTTCATAcaatatcatatttttttttacaatagtttcagttttattgtttgctaataaatttattatttcattttaataaactcgaacaaatattttcttatcTGATCCTGTtgccgtaaaaaaaagttttcattatttgtgggcaaaacggggtacctcgtaaataatgatactaaggtcagccgacgtctaataattttggattttttccaaaaggataaattataaaaaaaaaatttttttaaattgcacctatggtttttttataaattctacatgtgcaattttttaatatttttttttttttttataacagttgtgaaaaaaaaatttcgaaaattgttaattggcTTCAAatgaggaaaaaaaacatttaatagtttttatcataaaacaaaggtcattaacatttttcaactgaccctcgatttttgaaaaagtttaacaaaaaaattcaaaataattctcaattatgtttacaaaagtgattctGTACTGTTtagaaaacattaaaaaaaaaaattttttttatacaattttgcGGGTACTCCATTTTGCCCCTCTTTCCCTGTATCAAATATACAATTATGACTATTTgtattaaattacaatataatattttattgacattAATTTTCACACCCGCActcgaaaaaaagaaaatattttcccTTGTACTCATTCATCGTATACATTATGACTAAAATCAACTGGTCACGGTCTGATGtgcattattaaaatataataccaACGTCAGGTTATTGTCACAAaactgaattttgaaaaaggcATTTTACGAGTTTTTCACAGTTTAGCAGTATATATTTGACATGCAGCGTATTTGTGTATGAACCCGTTTACGCGATGAAAGAAAACACGAGCGAGTAACTGTAtagtagtatatatatatatatataaatgaatgacACATTGAAAGTATATATCCTTTGAATGGATCGATTTGTCGCTGAGTTAGCTGAAGAGTTATCCATATACCTGTGTCCCGagtaatataaatacaataataataaaaaaaaaaaaaatacaagatcTTTAGATATATATAAGGAAAAATATAGACGCGTATATGAAGTTCTCACTGGTTTAAGAGTTTATAATAGACTTGCTCGGTGCTTCTGTCATTTTTTCGCGATCCGCCCTCACACCATTCAAGCCTCTTTTAATACTCCACTGTacactatactatatatatatatatatatagtatacagTGTAGTAAATCAGTGAGATAGAAAGAGAGAGACTAGAAAAAGTTCATGAATAGCGTAGTTTGAATAATAGACCGGATGTGGCTGCTGGCATATTCAATAGTTAAGTGAGCAACCAGAAACACGACACTCCATCGTATCACGATCTCCCAATCAATCCTCAGGTTCTTTATTCCTATTTAAACGCCCATTTAAACTAACGCTGGTACATACTTTTCTCTTACtgcctttttatttaatacacaAGCcgtattttcttttatattcatttatttatttcttagcTCCTTATATTCTTAATTGTCGACTCTGTACTACGTAAGGTGGGCAAGGTGTATAAAGTTGTACACCGcaaaaaaatccggagtgaattcgaagtgattttgattttattttaatccgcatccactccagatttaatccgcgtttactctacaaattttttactaaagggcaaatttataaatatatattttttattcttttgttatatatattatgtgaaatatatgtacacagaaaaaaaaggatttgttggcgcaagaaaaatttttcatcatgaaatgaaaaaaaaaaatttctggtgccaaaaaatttttgctcaccccaaaaatttttctttggttCAATttctaatgcaaaaaatttctcagggcaagtaaaaattttttgcgctaAGAAACCCCTTTTTGCTGTATACTCAATAAGTTTTAATTGTATTTAAGTTaatgatgatttaaaaataaatactaataattaaatttaattattttaggtCGAATATTGTATGACATACCATGCAAAGTGTGTCGCGACCATTCATCGGGTAAACATTACGGTATATTTGCCTGCGATGGATGCGCTGGATTTTTCAAACGTTCTATACGACGAAACCGTCAGTACGTTTGTAAAGCTAAATCTACGGGTGGTTGTATGGTTGATAAAACTCACCGCAATCAATGTAGAGCTTGTCGGCTCAAGAAGTGCATTCATGCTGGCATGAACAAAGAAGGtaaattattagtttattttctttctatACAATagagtgtaaaaataaatacaaagtaaaatttgaaaacttttaataatattacgaCACTTTCTACTTACTAATATAATTgcatataataaattttttttttttttatctaaatagcTGTGCAACATGAGCGAGGACCACGCAATTCGACACTACGTAGACAGATGTCAATGTTCTTCAAAGAACCTGGGAAAGATATCAACTTGACTGCTACTATGATCTCACCACCACCGGTTGCTGTATTGAATTTGGCATTACCCAAAAATTCTGATCAGCATCGGACAGCAATTGCAGGTCAATATGGTTCTCAGATGCACGCCCAACTTTACTGTGGAAGTATAACCATGCCACAAGCGGACCATTATCCGGCTTTTGTAAGTAtcaagataataatttattatatttattacactgtaaaaaagcgggagtgattacggattttttttaaatccacatTAATTCCGTCACTCGGAATcccagagtttaaaaaaaaatcagtctgcatacggagtaaataaggagtttgttttttacctgagtaatttcggagtgatctgaattttatttaaatccgcattcacttcgattcggagttttaatataaaaataaatttcccttcggatttaatttcactcaGAACCGgaactttgatattaaaataaattcccctTTGGAGTGAATTTCTCCGGGATTAAATGAATCATCTcttccctatttactccgaatTTAATTCGCGTTCACTAAAatgtactaatttttattttgctgtCGACCAAATTTAAAACAGGAAGTTGAGTTGCCACAAAATTATACtacacacaaaaaatattatacacataaaacttatcaataaattgtaatgaatATCATTTGTCTAAATTAGGAATTACAgtagaagtaaaaaattttcagaggctcacataataattatagtgcagcataataattttttgacgactcaacttcctgtttcaagttcgGTCGGCAGCACGATAAAAATTCGTGCATTTTTTGTCTCTATTTTTCTCCAtgtaatcattaataatattaagattGATAATGATTACAGAGTATATcttttacaatatatttaaaaattttttgaaacttccaaaaaaatttgattataatgacatttgtcaaaaatatttagatatttttattgagcccaataaattaatttatgtaggatatattttgacatttgtttaaatttcaatacacAATATATcgcaatattaaattaataaccaaCAGTTTAAAgctcattattaattttttttataaataaaatttttttttggttacacaaaaaatgtcagacacttcagataaattttagttaaatattttagtaaatttaaaaaataaatatttatttattcaaatttatgaaatacTTTCAGCCTCCTGTCACTATACCGGTAATACCGTCTACCCAAATGGTAGTACTGTATTCTTCAGATGCAACATGTGAACACGCGGCACGTGTATTGTTCCTCAATGTACGATGGACTAAAGATCTGGCAATAACCACGGGCCTTACAATGGACGACCAATTAATCTTGCTCGAGGCTTCCTGGAGAGACCTGTTTCTTCTCGCAGTAGCTCAGATGTCACCGACACTGGATCCAACTGCCCTGTTATCAGAAGAACTCCGAAACACCCCTTTAGCGTTAGAAGTTCTTCGTTTTCGTGAAGTATTGAATGCAATCAACTCCGTTGGTATGAACGCCCACGAATTTGCATGTGTACGAGCAATAGTATATTTTTCGTCCATCCTCGAAGACCTCAAAGTACATCCAAGTAGCCGTAACAGTGATGGTTCAATGTCACCACCAGGAACATCAAATATGGCACCTGGCTACCATGCACGTGATCCGGAAACTATTGCACGGCTACGCGACGGTGCATATCTAGCACTTGGGCAAATATTACACCATGCATCTTTCGGCGCATTGAGATTCGGCAGAATATTAATGGTATTGCCATTTTTAAAATCTGTATCAAGTGGTGTGattgaagaattatttttccgTCGGACTATTGGAGTGATTCCTATTGAGCGCATCATATGTGACGTATAtaaatcacaataattttaattatgatactACACGGAGAAGTTATTCTAGTTTATGGTCCGGTAcaactatgacaccatagcatttaaaacgataatttctccgtgtagaaGAACCGAgattcggaatttttttttctgtaatttttttttttccgtgaaaaattaatttttttattaaaaaatgaaaaaaatttcggttcTCTAGTGGTTTTACTGTCAGATAATaattacacggagaaattGTTCTCCTTTGAAAtactatggtgtcatagtagaGCCGGACTATGTTGGCCACTTGACGGAAATTGAA is a window encoding:
- the LOC130667416 gene encoding nuclear receptor subfamily 2 group E member 1 yields the protein MNSAHNRKAHSHSRKMQPAPSRILYDIPCKVCRDHSSGKHYGIFACDGCAGFFKRSIRRNRQYVCKAKSTGGCMVDKTHRNQCRACRLKKCIHAGMNKEAVQHERGPRNSTLRRQMSMFFKEPGKDINLTATMISPPPVAVLNLALPKNSDQHRTAIAGQYGSQMHAQLYCGSITMPQADHYPAFPPVTIPVIPSTQMVVLYSSDATCEHAARVLFLNVRWTKDLAITTGLTMDDQLILLEASWRDLFLLAVAQMSPTLDPTALLSEELRNTPLALEVLRFREVLNAINSVGMNAHEFACVRAIVYFSSILEDLKVHPSSRNSDGSMSPPGTSNMAPGYHARDPETIARLRDGAYLALGQILHHASFGALRFGRILMVLPFLKSVSSGVIEELFFRRTIGVIPIERIICDVYKSQ